Proteins encoded in a region of the Amphiprion ocellaris isolate individual 3 ecotype Okinawa chromosome 21, ASM2253959v1, whole genome shotgun sequence genome:
- the mybpc1 gene encoding myosin-binding protein C, slow-type isoform X2: MPEPTKKDETPNGQPEESVAPDSNGAPQLPEISLEVSPPPEPVAEGKEPIETDGKNPEPPEPEPLQAVVAQEPSPAENGSNQPQPGGVKEQAESADSTVKEEGPCSPPPPEDANSIKKLSVELPNDSVPVPAMGRKDSVWSLGEGQGPEELDKPIDNPPLSTLLIESPQSATVFVGGDITFVAKVEAKDLLRKPTIKWFKGKWMDLASKTGKHLQLKETFDRLTKVHTFEMHIIKAKENYAGNYRCEVTYKDKFDSCSFDLEVKEAEQSSGQSIDIRSAFKRSSEGQEDAGELDFSGLLKHREPKQQDDTPEVDVWEILKNARPDQYEKIAFMYGITDLRGLLKRMKKIPKEEKKSEAFAKKLDPAYQVDKGGKIRLVVDLADPTVELKWYKNGQEIRPSPKYIFEHKGTQRIMVINNCTTNDDAAYSVAAGDEKCTTELFVKELPVKVVKGIEPVKTTVNERIELECEVSEEGAQVKWMKNGVEVPTGVRSRYRVKCEGTKHFLVIDDASREDTGTYSIMATGGTSEAHVQVDLKPLKIYQDLQDMTVKLGQPIKLHCEIYPGNVPGRWYRNGQLIQPNDRINIIHRNKVHRLEIETSSLHDAGDYTFVPEGYSQSLSAKIHIIDPPRVHLESLNFPDNTVTIVAGNKLRLEIPISGEPAPRVVWMKGERVILESGHRVRAETYGDQTSLTIEVTEREDSGNYKIVLQNEAGEATASVRIKVVDIPDPPEAPLVPVVGGDWCSMTWEPPKYDGGSPILGYFIERKKKQSSRWMRLNFDLIKELSFEPKKMIEGVPYEVRIFAVNAIGVSKPSEPSKAFTPLAVTSEPTMLVVDDVTDTTVTVKWRPPETIGAAGLDGYLVEYCIEGADDWVVSNKELTEKTKYTITGLTPGCKILVRVKAINAAGASAPRTLQHSVLVKEVIEPPKIRVPRHLKQTYTRKVGEAVNLVVPFLGKPRPKVTWLKEGKPIEPTHVSIRNTDCDSIIFIRKAERSHSGKYEMTVQVENHVDTAILDIQIVDLPGPPVSVTIEDVWGGNVALVWTPPKDNGNAPITGYTIQKADKKTMEWYTCIEHYHRTCITITELVVGNEYFFRIFSENMCGLSETATQTKKSALIVKEGNFPHDTAQRQYHAQPHSFTLTPTGMQVKTPEYSDHDFKEAPKFTQPLINTFAIAGYNATLNCSVRANPRPKVIWMKNKIAIIDDPRYRMFSNQGVCTLEIRKPSPYDGGMYTCKAINDLGEAQVDCKLEVKGGFTFFELMQRGVPLHLIDKYMNEAKIVEQEK, encoded by the exons ATGATAGCGTCCCTGTGCCAGCCATGGGGAGAAAAGACTCAG TGTGGTCTCTAGGCGAGGGTCAAGGCCCAGAGGAGCTTGACAAACCCATCGACAACCCACCGCTGTCCACCCTGCTGATCGAGAGCCCCCAGAGTGCCACCGTCTTTGTGG GTGGTGATATCACCTTTGTTGCAAAGGTGGAGGCCAAAGATCTTCTCCGCAAACCAACCATCAAGTGGTTTAAAGGAAAATGGATGGATCTTGCCAGCAAGACAGGAAAGCATCTACAGCTGAAGGAGACCTTTGACCGGTTAACTAAG GTCCACACATTTGAGATGCACATTATCAAGGCCAAAGAGAACTATGCTGGAAACTACAGGTGTGAGGTCACCTACAAGGACAAGTTTGACAGCTGTTCTTTTGACTTGGAAGTTAAAG AAGCCGAACAGAGCTCAGGACAGAGTATTGACATTCGATCAGCTTTCAAAAGAAG CAGTGAAGGACAAGAAGATGCAGGCGAGCTTGACTTTAGTGGTCTCCTTAAACATAG GGAGCCCAAACAGCAGGATGACACTCCAGAAGTGGACGTGTGGGAGATCCTGAAGAACGCCCGGCCAGACCAGTATGAGAAGATTGCATTTATGTACGGCATCACAGATTTGAGGGGTCTGCTGAAGAGAATGAAAAAGATTCccaaagaggagaagaagagtgAAG CTTTTGCAAAGAAGCTGGATCCGGCATATCAGGTGGATAAAGGTGGAAAGATCCGCTTAGTGGTGGATCTGGCCGACCCCACAGTGGAGCTGAAGTGGTACAAGAACGGGCAGGAAATCAGGCCTTCTCCCAA GTATATTTTTGAGCACAAAGGCACACAAAGGATTATGGTCATCAACAACTGCACCACGAATGATGACGCAGCCTATTCAGTGGCTGCAGGGGACGAGAAATGCACCACAGAGCTGTTCGTCAAAG AGTTACCTGTTAAGGTAGTCAAAGGTATTGAGCCTGTGAAGACCACAGTGAATGAGAGGATTGAGCTGGAATGTGAGGTGTCAGAGGAAGGCGCTCAAGTCAAGTG GATGAAAAACGGTGTTGAGGTTCCAACAGGAGTGCGCTCGAGATATCGAGTTAAGTGTGAAGGAACCAAACACTTCTTGGTGATCGATGACGCCTCCAGAGAGGATACTGGGACTTATTCCATCATGGCCACTGGTGGAACATCTGAGGCACATGTTCAAGTTGACT TGAAACCCCTGAAGATCTACCAGGACCTGCAGGACATGACAGTGAAGCTGGGTCAGCCTATCAAGCTGCACTGTGAGATCTACCCAGGCAACGTCCCAGGCCGTTGGTACAGAAACGGACAGCTGATCCAGCCCAATGATCGCATCAACATCATACACAGGAACAA agtcCACCGACTTGAAATTGAGACCAGCTCCCTCCATGATGCAGGAGATTACACATTCGTACCTGAGGGATATTCACAGAGCCTGTCTGCCAAAATCCACATCATTG ACCCTCCAAGGGTACACCTGGAGAGCTTGAACTTCCCAGACAACACTGTCACAATTGTAGCAGGAAACAAGCTTCGTTTGGAGATCCCCATTAGTGGAGAACCAGCGCCCAGAGTGGTGTGGATGAAAGGAGAAAGG GTGATTCTTGAGTCAGGTCATCGTGTCCGAGCTGAAACATACGGCGACCAGACAAGCCTGACGATTGAGGTCACAGAGCGGGAGGACTCTGGGAACTATAAGATAGTCTTGCAGAATGAGGCTGGTGAGGCTACGGCCAGCGTCAGGATCAAGGTTGTTG ACATCCCTGACCCTCCTGAAGCTCCCCTGGTCCCAGTGGTGGGTGGCGATTGGTGTTCCATGACATGGGAACCACCCAAATACGATGGCGGTTCTCCAATTTTAG GCTATTTCATcgagaggaaaaagaaacagagcTCCAGATGGATGAGACTGAACTTTGACCTGATCAAAGAATTGTCATTTGAACCCAAGAAGATGATTGAAGGAGTGCCTTATGAAGTGCGGATCTTTGCAGTCAATGCCATCGGTGTGTCTAAGCCCAGTGAACCATCGAAAGCCTTTACTCCTCTTG CTGTGACCAGTGAGCCCACTATGCTGGTTGTGGACGACGTCACTGACACCACAGTGACTGTGAAATGGCGCCCTCCTGAAACCATCGGAGCTGCTGGTCTGGATGGATACTTAGTGGAGTACTGCATAGAAGGAG CTGATGACTGGGTAGTATCCAACAAGGAACTGACAGAGAAAACCAAATACACCATCACTGGACTGACCCCGGGATGTAAGATTTTAGTCCGAGTCAAAGCCATCAATGCAGCTGGAGCCAGCGCTCCACGGACCCTGCAGCACTCAGTCCTGGTCAAAGAGGTTATTG AACCACCCAAGATCCGAGTCCCACGACACCTGAAGCAGACATACACTCGCAAAGTTGGAGAAGCAGTCAACCTTGTGGTGCCGTTCCTG ggCAAACCCCGGCCGAAAGTCACCTGGCTGAAGGAGGGAAAGCCCATAGAGCCTACCCACGTTAGCATCCGTAACACAGACTGTGATAGCATCATCTTCATCCGTAAGGCAGAGCGCAGTCACTCTGGGAAGTATGAGATGACAGTGCAGGTTGAAAACCATGTGGACACAGCAATTCTTGACATACAAATCGTAG ATCTTCCTGGACCTCCTGTGAGTGTTACTATTGAAGATGTCTGGGGAGGAAATGTAGCTCTGGTCTGGACCCCTCCCAAAGACAATGGCAACGCTCCAATAACAGGCTACACCATTCAGAAAGCAGACAAGAAGACAATG GAATGGTACACATGCATTGAACACTACCATCGCACCTGCATCACCATCACAGAACTGGTGGTTGGGAACGAGTACTTCTTCAGGATCTTCTCTGAGAATATGTGTGGTCTGAGTGAAACTGCCACCCAAACCAAAAAGAGCGCTCTCATCGTCAAAGAAG GGAATTTCCCACATGATACCGCTCAGCGACAGTATCATGCACAACCCCATTCCTTTACCCTTACCCCCACAGGGATGCAGGTGAAAACGCCAGAGTACAGCGACCACGACTTCAAGGAGGCGCCGAAGTTCACGCAGCCGCTAATCAACACATTTGCGATTGCCGGCTACAACGCTACTCTTAACTGTAGTGTTCGTGCCAACCCAAGG ccCAAAGTGATCTGGATGAAGAATAAGATAGCCATCATCGACGACCCGCGCTACCGTATGTTTAGCAACCAAGGAGTGTGTACCCTGGAGATCAGGAAACCCAGTCCGTACGACGGTGGCATGTACACCTGCAAGGCCATCAACGACCTGGGAGAGGCCCAGGTGGACTGCAAGCTGGAGGTCAAAG GAGGCTTCACCTTCTTCGAACTCATGCAACGCGGAGTTCCCCTACATCTGATTGACAAGTACATGAACGAAGCAAAGATTGTTGAGCAGGAGAAGTAA
- the mybpc1 gene encoding myosin-binding protein C, slow-type isoform X14 → MPEPTKKDETPNGQPEESVAPDSNGAPQLPEISLEVSPPPEPVAEGKEPIETDGKNPEPPEPEPLQAVVAQEPSPAENGSNQPQPGGVKEQAESADSTVKEEGPCSPPPPEDANSIKKLSVELPNDSVPVPAMGRKDSVWSLGEGQGPEELDKPIDNPPLSTLLIESPQSATVFVGGDITFVAKVEAKDLLRKPTIKWFKGKWMDLASKTGKHLQLKETFDRLTKVHTFEMHIIKAKENYAGNYRCEVTYKDKFDSCSFDLEVKEAEQSSGQSIDIRSAFKRSSEGQEDAGELDFSGLLKHREPKQQDDTPEVDVWEILKNARPDQYEKIAFMYGITDLRGLLKRMKKIPKEEKKSEAFAKKLDPAYQVDKGGKIRLVVDLADPTVELKWYKNGQEIRPSPNQRKYIFEHKGTQRIMVINNCTTNDDAAYSVAAGDEKCTTELFVKELPVKVVKGIEPVKTTVNERIELECEVSEEGAQVKWMKNGVEVPTGVRSRYRVKCEGTKHFLVIDDASREDTGTYSIMATGGTSEAHVQVDLKPLKIYQDLQDMTVKLGQPIKLHCEIYPGNVPGRWYRNGQLIQPNDRINIIHRNKVHRLEIETSSLHDAGDYTFVPEGYSQSLSAKIHIIDPPRVHLESLNFPDNTVTIVAGNKLRLEIPISGEPAPRVVWMKGERVILESGHRVRAETYGDQTSLTIEVTEREDSGNYKIVLQNEAGEATASVRIKVVDIPDPPEAPLVPVVGGDWCSMTWEPPKYDGGSPILGYFIERKKKQSSRWMRLNFDLIKELSFEPKKMIEGVPYEVRIFAVNAIGVSKPSEPSKAFTPLAVTSEPTMLVVDDVTDTTVTVKWRPPETIGAAGLDGYLVEYCIEGADDWVVSNKELTEKTKYTITGLTPGCKILVRVKAINAAGASAPRTLQHSVLVKEVIEPPKIRVPRHLKQTYTRKVGEAVNLVVPFLGKPRPKVTWLKEGKPIEPTHVSIRNTDCDSIIFIRKAERSHSGKYEMTVQVENHVDTAILDIQIVDLPGPPVSVTIEDVWGGNVALVWTPPKDNGNAPITGYTIQKADKKTMEWYTCIEHYHRTCITITELVVGNEYFFRIFSENMCGLSETATQTKKSALIVKEGMQVKTPEYSDHDFKEAPKFTQPLINTFAIAGYNATLNCSVRANPRPKVIWMKNKIAIIDDPRYRMFSNQGVCTLEIRKPSPYDGGMYTCKAINDLGEAQVDCKLEVKGGFTFFELMQRGVPLHLIDKYMNEAKIVEQEK, encoded by the exons ATGATAGCGTCCCTGTGCCAGCCATGGGGAGAAAAGACTCAG TGTGGTCTCTAGGCGAGGGTCAAGGCCCAGAGGAGCTTGACAAACCCATCGACAACCCACCGCTGTCCACCCTGCTGATCGAGAGCCCCCAGAGTGCCACCGTCTTTGTGG GTGGTGATATCACCTTTGTTGCAAAGGTGGAGGCCAAAGATCTTCTCCGCAAACCAACCATCAAGTGGTTTAAAGGAAAATGGATGGATCTTGCCAGCAAGACAGGAAAGCATCTACAGCTGAAGGAGACCTTTGACCGGTTAACTAAG GTCCACACATTTGAGATGCACATTATCAAGGCCAAAGAGAACTATGCTGGAAACTACAGGTGTGAGGTCACCTACAAGGACAAGTTTGACAGCTGTTCTTTTGACTTGGAAGTTAAAG AAGCCGAACAGAGCTCAGGACAGAGTATTGACATTCGATCAGCTTTCAAAAGAAG CAGTGAAGGACAAGAAGATGCAGGCGAGCTTGACTTTAGTGGTCTCCTTAAACATAG GGAGCCCAAACAGCAGGATGACACTCCAGAAGTGGACGTGTGGGAGATCCTGAAGAACGCCCGGCCAGACCAGTATGAGAAGATTGCATTTATGTACGGCATCACAGATTTGAGGGGTCTGCTGAAGAGAATGAAAAAGATTCccaaagaggagaagaagagtgAAG CTTTTGCAAAGAAGCTGGATCCGGCATATCAGGTGGATAAAGGTGGAAAGATCCGCTTAGTGGTGGATCTGGCCGACCCCACAGTGGAGCTGAAGTGGTACAAGAACGGGCAGGAAATCAGGCCTTCTCCCAA TCAAAGGAA GTATATTTTTGAGCACAAAGGCACACAAAGGATTATGGTCATCAACAACTGCACCACGAATGATGACGCAGCCTATTCAGTGGCTGCAGGGGACGAGAAATGCACCACAGAGCTGTTCGTCAAAG AGTTACCTGTTAAGGTAGTCAAAGGTATTGAGCCTGTGAAGACCACAGTGAATGAGAGGATTGAGCTGGAATGTGAGGTGTCAGAGGAAGGCGCTCAAGTCAAGTG GATGAAAAACGGTGTTGAGGTTCCAACAGGAGTGCGCTCGAGATATCGAGTTAAGTGTGAAGGAACCAAACACTTCTTGGTGATCGATGACGCCTCCAGAGAGGATACTGGGACTTATTCCATCATGGCCACTGGTGGAACATCTGAGGCACATGTTCAAGTTGACT TGAAACCCCTGAAGATCTACCAGGACCTGCAGGACATGACAGTGAAGCTGGGTCAGCCTATCAAGCTGCACTGTGAGATCTACCCAGGCAACGTCCCAGGCCGTTGGTACAGAAACGGACAGCTGATCCAGCCCAATGATCGCATCAACATCATACACAGGAACAA agtcCACCGACTTGAAATTGAGACCAGCTCCCTCCATGATGCAGGAGATTACACATTCGTACCTGAGGGATATTCACAGAGCCTGTCTGCCAAAATCCACATCATTG ACCCTCCAAGGGTACACCTGGAGAGCTTGAACTTCCCAGACAACACTGTCACAATTGTAGCAGGAAACAAGCTTCGTTTGGAGATCCCCATTAGTGGAGAACCAGCGCCCAGAGTGGTGTGGATGAAAGGAGAAAGG GTGATTCTTGAGTCAGGTCATCGTGTCCGAGCTGAAACATACGGCGACCAGACAAGCCTGACGATTGAGGTCACAGAGCGGGAGGACTCTGGGAACTATAAGATAGTCTTGCAGAATGAGGCTGGTGAGGCTACGGCCAGCGTCAGGATCAAGGTTGTTG ACATCCCTGACCCTCCTGAAGCTCCCCTGGTCCCAGTGGTGGGTGGCGATTGGTGTTCCATGACATGGGAACCACCCAAATACGATGGCGGTTCTCCAATTTTAG GCTATTTCATcgagaggaaaaagaaacagagcTCCAGATGGATGAGACTGAACTTTGACCTGATCAAAGAATTGTCATTTGAACCCAAGAAGATGATTGAAGGAGTGCCTTATGAAGTGCGGATCTTTGCAGTCAATGCCATCGGTGTGTCTAAGCCCAGTGAACCATCGAAAGCCTTTACTCCTCTTG CTGTGACCAGTGAGCCCACTATGCTGGTTGTGGACGACGTCACTGACACCACAGTGACTGTGAAATGGCGCCCTCCTGAAACCATCGGAGCTGCTGGTCTGGATGGATACTTAGTGGAGTACTGCATAGAAGGAG CTGATGACTGGGTAGTATCCAACAAGGAACTGACAGAGAAAACCAAATACACCATCACTGGACTGACCCCGGGATGTAAGATTTTAGTCCGAGTCAAAGCCATCAATGCAGCTGGAGCCAGCGCTCCACGGACCCTGCAGCACTCAGTCCTGGTCAAAGAGGTTATTG AACCACCCAAGATCCGAGTCCCACGACACCTGAAGCAGACATACACTCGCAAAGTTGGAGAAGCAGTCAACCTTGTGGTGCCGTTCCTG ggCAAACCCCGGCCGAAAGTCACCTGGCTGAAGGAGGGAAAGCCCATAGAGCCTACCCACGTTAGCATCCGTAACACAGACTGTGATAGCATCATCTTCATCCGTAAGGCAGAGCGCAGTCACTCTGGGAAGTATGAGATGACAGTGCAGGTTGAAAACCATGTGGACACAGCAATTCTTGACATACAAATCGTAG ATCTTCCTGGACCTCCTGTGAGTGTTACTATTGAAGATGTCTGGGGAGGAAATGTAGCTCTGGTCTGGACCCCTCCCAAAGACAATGGCAACGCTCCAATAACAGGCTACACCATTCAGAAAGCAGACAAGAAGACAATG GAATGGTACACATGCATTGAACACTACCATCGCACCTGCATCACCATCACAGAACTGGTGGTTGGGAACGAGTACTTCTTCAGGATCTTCTCTGAGAATATGTGTGGTCTGAGTGAAACTGCCACCCAAACCAAAAAGAGCGCTCTCATCGTCAAAGAAG GGATGCAGGTGAAAACGCCAGAGTACAGCGACCACGACTTCAAGGAGGCGCCGAAGTTCACGCAGCCGCTAATCAACACATTTGCGATTGCCGGCTACAACGCTACTCTTAACTGTAGTGTTCGTGCCAACCCAAGG ccCAAAGTGATCTGGATGAAGAATAAGATAGCCATCATCGACGACCCGCGCTACCGTATGTTTAGCAACCAAGGAGTGTGTACCCTGGAGATCAGGAAACCCAGTCCGTACGACGGTGGCATGTACACCTGCAAGGCCATCAACGACCTGGGAGAGGCCCAGGTGGACTGCAAGCTGGAGGTCAAAG GAGGCTTCACCTTCTTCGAACTCATGCAACGCGGAGTTCCCCTACATCTGATTGACAAGTACATGAACGAAGCAAAGATTGTTGAGCAGGAGAAGTAA
- the mybpc1 gene encoding myosin-binding protein C, slow-type isoform X12, whose amino-acid sequence MPEPTKKDETPNGQPEEDANSIKKLSVELPNDSVPVPAMGRKDSVWSLGEGQGPEELDKPIDNPPLSTLLIESPQSATVFVGGDITFVAKVEAKDLLRKPTIKWFKGKWMDLASKTGKHLQLKETFDRLTKVHTFEMHIIKAKENYAGNYRCEVTYKDKFDSCSFDLEVKEAEQSSGQSIDIRSAFKRSSEGQEDAGELDFSGLLKHREPKQQDDTPEVDVWEILKNARPDQYEKIAFMYGITDLRGLLKRMKKIPKEEKKSEAFAKKLDPAYQVDKGGKIRLVVDLADPTVELKWYKNGQEIRPSPNQRKYIFEHKGTQRIMVINNCTTNDDAAYSVAAGDEKCTTELFVKELPVKVVKGIEPVKTTVNERIELECEVSEEGAQVKWMKNGVEVPTGVRSRYRVKCEGTKHFLVIDDASREDTGTYSIMATGGTSEAHVQVDLKPLKIYQDLQDMTVKLGQPIKLHCEIYPGNVPGRWYRNGQLIQPNDRINIIHRNKVHRLEIETSSLHDAGDYTFVPEGYSQSLSAKIHIIDPPRVHLESLNFPDNTVTIVAGNKLRLEIPISGEPAPRVVWMKGERVILESGHRVRAETYGDQTSLTIEVTEREDSGNYKIVLQNEAGEATASVRIKVVDIPDPPEAPLVPVVGGDWCSMTWEPPKYDGGSPILGYFIERKKKQSSRWMRLNFDLIKELSFEPKKMIEGVPYEVRIFAVNAIGVSKPSEPSKAFTPLAVTSEPTMLVVDDVTDTTVTVKWRPPETIGAAGLDGYLVEYCIEGADDWVVSNKELTEKTKYTITGLTPGCKILVRVKAINAAGASAPRTLQHSVLVKEVIEPPKIRVPRHLKQTYTRKVGEAVNLVVPFLGKPRPKVTWLKEGKPIEPTHVSIRNTDCDSIIFIRKAERSHSGKYEMTVQVENHVDTAILDIQIVDLPGPPVSVTIEDVWGGNVALVWTPPKDNGNAPITGYTIQKADKKTMEWYTCIEHYHRTCITITELVVGNEYFFRIFSENMCGLSETATQTKKSALIVKEGMQVKTPEYSDHDFKEAPKFTQPLINTFAIAGYNATLNCSVRANPRPKVIWMKNKIAIIDDPRYRMFSNQGVCTLEIRKPSPYDGGMYTCKAINDLGEAQVDCKLEVKGGFTFFELMQRGVPLHLIDKYMNEAKIVEQEK is encoded by the exons ATGATAGCGTCCCTGTGCCAGCCATGGGGAGAAAAGACTCAG TGTGGTCTCTAGGCGAGGGTCAAGGCCCAGAGGAGCTTGACAAACCCATCGACAACCCACCGCTGTCCACCCTGCTGATCGAGAGCCCCCAGAGTGCCACCGTCTTTGTGG GTGGTGATATCACCTTTGTTGCAAAGGTGGAGGCCAAAGATCTTCTCCGCAAACCAACCATCAAGTGGTTTAAAGGAAAATGGATGGATCTTGCCAGCAAGACAGGAAAGCATCTACAGCTGAAGGAGACCTTTGACCGGTTAACTAAG GTCCACACATTTGAGATGCACATTATCAAGGCCAAAGAGAACTATGCTGGAAACTACAGGTGTGAGGTCACCTACAAGGACAAGTTTGACAGCTGTTCTTTTGACTTGGAAGTTAAAG AAGCCGAACAGAGCTCAGGACAGAGTATTGACATTCGATCAGCTTTCAAAAGAAG CAGTGAAGGACAAGAAGATGCAGGCGAGCTTGACTTTAGTGGTCTCCTTAAACATAG GGAGCCCAAACAGCAGGATGACACTCCAGAAGTGGACGTGTGGGAGATCCTGAAGAACGCCCGGCCAGACCAGTATGAGAAGATTGCATTTATGTACGGCATCACAGATTTGAGGGGTCTGCTGAAGAGAATGAAAAAGATTCccaaagaggagaagaagagtgAAG CTTTTGCAAAGAAGCTGGATCCGGCATATCAGGTGGATAAAGGTGGAAAGATCCGCTTAGTGGTGGATCTGGCCGACCCCACAGTGGAGCTGAAGTGGTACAAGAACGGGCAGGAAATCAGGCCTTCTCCCAA TCAAAGGAA GTATATTTTTGAGCACAAAGGCACACAAAGGATTATGGTCATCAACAACTGCACCACGAATGATGACGCAGCCTATTCAGTGGCTGCAGGGGACGAGAAATGCACCACAGAGCTGTTCGTCAAAG AGTTACCTGTTAAGGTAGTCAAAGGTATTGAGCCTGTGAAGACCACAGTGAATGAGAGGATTGAGCTGGAATGTGAGGTGTCAGAGGAAGGCGCTCAAGTCAAGTG GATGAAAAACGGTGTTGAGGTTCCAACAGGAGTGCGCTCGAGATATCGAGTTAAGTGTGAAGGAACCAAACACTTCTTGGTGATCGATGACGCCTCCAGAGAGGATACTGGGACTTATTCCATCATGGCCACTGGTGGAACATCTGAGGCACATGTTCAAGTTGACT TGAAACCCCTGAAGATCTACCAGGACCTGCAGGACATGACAGTGAAGCTGGGTCAGCCTATCAAGCTGCACTGTGAGATCTACCCAGGCAACGTCCCAGGCCGTTGGTACAGAAACGGACAGCTGATCCAGCCCAATGATCGCATCAACATCATACACAGGAACAA agtcCACCGACTTGAAATTGAGACCAGCTCCCTCCATGATGCAGGAGATTACACATTCGTACCTGAGGGATATTCACAGAGCCTGTCTGCCAAAATCCACATCATTG ACCCTCCAAGGGTACACCTGGAGAGCTTGAACTTCCCAGACAACACTGTCACAATTGTAGCAGGAAACAAGCTTCGTTTGGAGATCCCCATTAGTGGAGAACCAGCGCCCAGAGTGGTGTGGATGAAAGGAGAAAGG GTGATTCTTGAGTCAGGTCATCGTGTCCGAGCTGAAACATACGGCGACCAGACAAGCCTGACGATTGAGGTCACAGAGCGGGAGGACTCTGGGAACTATAAGATAGTCTTGCAGAATGAGGCTGGTGAGGCTACGGCCAGCGTCAGGATCAAGGTTGTTG ACATCCCTGACCCTCCTGAAGCTCCCCTGGTCCCAGTGGTGGGTGGCGATTGGTGTTCCATGACATGGGAACCACCCAAATACGATGGCGGTTCTCCAATTTTAG GCTATTTCATcgagaggaaaaagaaacagagcTCCAGATGGATGAGACTGAACTTTGACCTGATCAAAGAATTGTCATTTGAACCCAAGAAGATGATTGAAGGAGTGCCTTATGAAGTGCGGATCTTTGCAGTCAATGCCATCGGTGTGTCTAAGCCCAGTGAACCATCGAAAGCCTTTACTCCTCTTG CTGTGACCAGTGAGCCCACTATGCTGGTTGTGGACGACGTCACTGACACCACAGTGACTGTGAAATGGCGCCCTCCTGAAACCATCGGAGCTGCTGGTCTGGATGGATACTTAGTGGAGTACTGCATAGAAGGAG CTGATGACTGGGTAGTATCCAACAAGGAACTGACAGAGAAAACCAAATACACCATCACTGGACTGACCCCGGGATGTAAGATTTTAGTCCGAGTCAAAGCCATCAATGCAGCTGGAGCCAGCGCTCCACGGACCCTGCAGCACTCAGTCCTGGTCAAAGAGGTTATTG AACCACCCAAGATCCGAGTCCCACGACACCTGAAGCAGACATACACTCGCAAAGTTGGAGAAGCAGTCAACCTTGTGGTGCCGTTCCTG ggCAAACCCCGGCCGAAAGTCACCTGGCTGAAGGAGGGAAAGCCCATAGAGCCTACCCACGTTAGCATCCGTAACACAGACTGTGATAGCATCATCTTCATCCGTAAGGCAGAGCGCAGTCACTCTGGGAAGTATGAGATGACAGTGCAGGTTGAAAACCATGTGGACACAGCAATTCTTGACATACAAATCGTAG ATCTTCCTGGACCTCCTGTGAGTGTTACTATTGAAGATGTCTGGGGAGGAAATGTAGCTCTGGTCTGGACCCCTCCCAAAGACAATGGCAACGCTCCAATAACAGGCTACACCATTCAGAAAGCAGACAAGAAGACAATG GAATGGTACACATGCATTGAACACTACCATCGCACCTGCATCACCATCACAGAACTGGTGGTTGGGAACGAGTACTTCTTCAGGATCTTCTCTGAGAATATGTGTGGTCTGAGTGAAACTGCCACCCAAACCAAAAAGAGCGCTCTCATCGTCAAAGAAG GGATGCAGGTGAAAACGCCAGAGTACAGCGACCACGACTTCAAGGAGGCGCCGAAGTTCACGCAGCCGCTAATCAACACATTTGCGATTGCCGGCTACAACGCTACTCTTAACTGTAGTGTTCGTGCCAACCCAAGG ccCAAAGTGATCTGGATGAAGAATAAGATAGCCATCATCGACGACCCGCGCTACCGTATGTTTAGCAACCAAGGAGTGTGTACCCTGGAGATCAGGAAACCCAGTCCGTACGACGGTGGCATGTACACCTGCAAGGCCATCAACGACCTGGGAGAGGCCCAGGTGGACTGCAAGCTGGAGGTCAAAG GAGGCTTCACCTTCTTCGAACTCATGCAACGCGGAGTTCCCCTACATCTGATTGACAAGTACATGAACGAAGCAAAGATTGTTGAGCAGGAGAAGTAA